From Melospiza melodia melodia isolate bMelMel2 chromosome 2, bMelMel2.pri, whole genome shotgun sequence:
AGACAAAAATGATTGACTTGCTGCAATTTCAAGTGTGTATTTTTACTATGAAAACTTTCAACAGAGTAAAAGTAAGCCTAGTACTCAGCCAGAAAAATGCCACTTCGATATCTTGATGTTAATATTTTTACAAGCTGATTAAAATTATGTACTGAACTCTACTTCCTTAGGAAATAGATGTTCTCATTAAGAAATTGATGTAATTTTATGGAACTACTcaaagtggattttatttttgctttaggTCCTTATCTCCAGCTTTTAGGACTCCAGAGCACCATAGGCAAAGACATGCTCATGTTAATTATGACTGTGAATATAAAAGCTTTCGTAAGGACCCAAAAAAGTCTATGCCTTGGAGAACAGAAGATGAAAAGTATGGACAAAGCAATTCCAGGTTTGCACCTCATGGAAATAACCACCAGAGAATATATGAACGTAGGTCACCTTCACCAAACTTGAAAAGAATTCCCATGGAAGATGCTTACAGTCATAAGCCCTACAGAACACATTCATCTGAAAGGACTGAAAGCAATAGGAGATGCCAGTTACCACCAAAATACTCGGAAGTACCTTATAAAGAGCATGATCGTCCGTTTTACCAGCACAAAATGGAGGACAGATACATGTTTGATCACTACAAAGTCACTGGAaatgaaaaaggaatgaaaccttTTCATAGACCTTTAGGGGCTTCATGCAAACTTGAAAGAAAATGGCATGAAGATGACTTGAGGCACCAGAGATTACATGAAGAGAAGTATGGTCAGTCACCCAGAAGAGTTTCTGATGAATTTACGGCAAGGAGCTCTTTACAGAAGAGGTATAGGAATAAAATAATTAAACCCTGGGTATTGTGGTGTAAAGCCTCAAGTGAAAGTCTGTTTTCATTATAGTTGAAGATATCCACCTTGAAACACGTTGGCCACTTTGTAGTTTAATTATGGGCGACTGGTAGTAGTGAAGTATTTGTCTTTTAAGTAAATCGTATTGCTGGCTAGAGTATGAAAGGATAATATTTCCCTCTTAAGAGCCCCTGCACATCTGTACCTTGGCGCGAGGGATTATGGGTTAACTGGCCACGCATTCTGCTGTCCAACATTCTGCACATATAAGTTCTCGCTTTCTTCTCTAGTGCAAGTGTAAATTGCTTTATGTCAACACAGGTATCCTGAAGATCACGATTACAGAGAATATGGGCACGCGTCTAAAAGGGCTAAGGAAATGGAGAGGTATGACGCTGGAGATGTAGCgagaaattccaagtggaagcAAGAACGTTCTTTTCCACCCTGCCAGGAAAAGGAGGAGCAGAGATACCCGGGCGCGCAGTCGCAGCGCTCGGCCGAGAGGGAGCACCTGGGGGGGCCTGTCCCAAAGATAGCCTACGAGTACAGCCACAAACGGCGCCGGCAGCCCGACGGGGAGAAGCCTTTTGCAGCAGACAGAGCTCCCAAGTACGTGAAGCAGGAAGAGCAGAAGTACGGCTTTTCCAAGGGTGCCCGGAACAGCAAGGAGCTGGATtactgccctgggggcagagcCAGGCGGACTGAAGAACGGCACGTTGAGGAACCTGTTAAATGCAGTTCAAAGAAGGGCTGCAATGCTTGTGTTAACTCTTCCAAAACAGATGTTGAGCTGAGGTCTTGTAAAAACAAACTGAATGAAAGAGTGAGGAAAGATGGGGAATTGAGGAAAAACGTAGATTCCTCCAATAGCCAGCGTGATGCAAGTCATACTGTTTCAGATGTCAAAGTGTCAGAGGCCAACTGTATGAGAGAACATCTCACAGTCAAAGTGGATATGAAGAAAATGGTGACCAAGTACAGGTATTGGTTTTCTTTCACCTCTGCTTTCTTGCTGTCTCTTTACAGTTTCTGAATATTGGAGGGAAGCATGGTTTCTTTAGGACAAGGACAAACTATGATTGTacctttttggttttatttcttctAAAATGGTAACTTTCCTGTCTGGGCAAGTTAATTATTAAACCTctattaaaataaacaaatacaaCCCACCAACAAAAACCAACATTTTATGGAGATGTAGGAAGTGGAAAGAGTAGATATGCCTGACACAAACCTGTAGTTGGAAGTTGATTATGATAAGTCAGtgtgttatttttatttaaaagcaaaaCCCTCAAAAGACCAAAACCCAAATGCAGATAAATGTAGTCCTGTGCTTTCATCTGAAATACAATAGTACTTTTTTAAACTGTCTTCCCTTCTTTTTTCTAAAAATCAGCTAACCTGTAAATACATAAATCTCAAGCACATATTCAGATATTCAAGATTTCAAGTTCAGTGAAACTGCAAAAAATGGGAGATCTCTGGGTTGTCATGTATTGTTATAACAAAGTGGCAACCTGTTGAGGCATCAGAACTGAAAAGCAGTAGAGTCTGCTTACAAATGTCTTCTGTGTAATACTTGTGTTTGTGTTTAGCATTCCCGGTGCTGGCTGCAATGGAAGAAAAAGTGACATTAGTATAAATTTTTAGATGATAAATACACAATAGAGAGTAAGCAGCTTGGTTTTGATAGGTTCTTGCAGGGTTTTCTGGCTTGTTGTCATGCTGTTGCAGGCCAGAATATCTTATATTGGTAGTAATGGCTTTTGGAAGACATTACCTTCCTTTCCAAAATGATCAGCCTTCATTTTAAAGGTATTTTGCCTGTTGTCCCAAATAAAATATCTATATTAATTTTCTTCTCTTTGCACTATAAAAAAATATACAATACAATGTAGAGTTACAAAGACAAGTTACTGCCTATAAGGAGCTAATACTAAAGACTGAGGAAAGGGAAGTGGAGTAATGCCCATTGCCCACAGTTGGGCTAGGATGAGGATTTGACTTCCTGACTGATAATGTAAGGACAATTGTTGGGTTTTGTTGCAAACCCACAGGACGATTCCTCTATATAGGAGACTCTTGCTGCTGTTTTTGAAGGTCATGCACAATGGACATGGTAGTTGTTTGCAGACCAAAGAAACCACTGCATTGATTACAGCTAATTTAATGTATGGATGGTTTGCTTCTGCAGCCAAAAGtgctaaatattttatttttgcaagATAAGAACGTTAATTTTGCAAAAGCTGACGGCTTGGAATATTCATATTACTTTAGGCATTTAAGAAACACCTGACTTGAAATGACTCAGCTGAAAATAATAGTTTCTTTATAAACCTGGGAAGCAGGTAGATAAACCTGAGGTTGCTTGGATTCCTTCTTGCATGCATTTATTCCCAGTTTGCTAGGGAAAAATAGATTATTTCTGGCATCTGCTAGAGGCTATTTCTGATACAATTTTTGTATGGAATTCTAGTATTGTATGCTTCTAATACAGTGTGGCCAGGCACATAATCACTTTGCAGATTGAACAATTAAAAGTCCTCTTCCTAAAATCTTTTATCTGAGCTCTTAGAGTCTTTAATTTATATTTTAGAATGACAGGCATTTTCCTTGCAGCAAGAACAGTATGGTTGCTGAAGTGTTGGCTTTCTTGTCAAAATAATCTTTGAGCAGCAGTGTAACCATTTGGTGTGTAAACTTACTTAGAATGAGTAAAAATTTACAAAAAGATGGTAAGCATGTTCTTTCACACACTGCTACTGAAGCAGTTTCACTGCTGTTTCACTAGGCTGAAGTGATGATTCAGTTCCTAAAGATCAGAGACTTTTTTTCTTATCTCTGAACTGTTCTTGAAAATTGCCTGGTAGTTCCTTCTAAACAAGACACAGGCATAACTGCATTTCAGAATTATTCTAAAGATGTCTGTCAAGATCTTAATTTTTATCTATATTTTATAATCTAGTTGAATTAAATTTAAAAGTCACAAATTTTCTATTGCATACTTCACAGAAACAAAGATTCCTAAGAGTGAAATTATCTCTTCATATTTTATGATAGATTTTCTTCCTTATGGCATTACtagttttttaattaaaaaaggtacaaaatgagatttttgcttttaatcCCATTTATTCACAAAATGAACTTCTTAATTTGTTTTACTCTACTTGTCTATTTCAAGTTTTCAGATTTAGatatttgctttaaaataaaccttacattttttttattttaggacTGCTTCTAGTCACACTACAGAGAGACAGATGTCCCATGATCTGGTTGCTGttggcagaaaaaaagaaaactttcatCCAGTGTTTGAGCACATGGCATCTGTAAAACAAAACATTGAAAACGACCCTTCAAAAGAATTTACTCAGGAAATAATCACAATTATTCATCAAGTTAAAGGTGGCTGTAGTATTTGAAGTATATGTATGTTTATGTATCTATTacagctatatatatatatatatatatatatatatatatgcacattaCAAATGCAGATTCCTAAATCCAAAGCTGGTGGTTTAGATGTGAGGTCCCTGTAAGTCTCAGGTGTTTGCCATTGGCTTTGTTTGTATTTTGGCTTCCTTTTGTATTTAAGGAAAATGTGGGTTGAGGATTTAAAGTAGTTGGGTGGAGGATGACTGCAGGAAGGTCTCAGGCCATAACTGAGGCATTATTGTGGAGATTAAAGATCAAAATGATTTTATGCTAGTATGGGAGAGTAACCTGCTTGCTTAGAAAATACGACAGGAATAAGGGAGCTTTGCTGTAATCACAGCTCTCTAGTTATGTATAGTTCCTTTAAATTTTCAGATTAGTGTTTAGGCAGCTGCATCATGCTCAGTGTTGAATCTGTATATCTTTATGTATAGATTCAAGTAGTTTGAGTACTACCATGGTAGAGCTGACAATTGGGTTTAATCTTATCAAATAAGAGTgtctaagttgggctggtctaATCTTTCATTTGTGAATATTAAACTGCAAGTGGAAATAGTTTGAAATTTCATTTCAATAGAGTTGTCATGGTATCCTTAAGTGTTAATCTTTTAAAAGATAGATTTTCCCACTGCATTTCAAATACTACAAATAACATTCTTGTATTTAATATCTCTTCACAGCAAACTATTTTGCATCTTCTGACATAACTCTGCACGAACGGTTCTCAAAAATTCAGGATAAATCAAGTGCAAATACAAAAGAAGTGAAAACACATCTGGATCCAGAAATTCACAGGTAGTTGTTGAACTTTTGGTCTTAATTTATTTGCATTAAGGTAATTAATCTTCAGTAGACTTTACACAGTGTGAagtttttattaattatttttacctGCCTGTATCTTTAACACATTCTGTAGCCTGGTCAAGAATGCTTTTGCTTTTACAGTGATGGCATTTGTTTTTATGCAGTATTTTTGTGTTCCAGGAGGATTGACATGTCTCTAGCAGAACTTCAGAACAAACGAACTGTGCCATCTGAGTCCCACCAGGTACCTTGGTTGCTTAACTTTTTTGGCAAGCAGTGAGTTGCTATTAGAGATACATTATACATGTAAGCAATGTTTTCCCCTTGCTGTTGGGACATAATTTCTACATGCTGTGAAGGCCAGCAGTAGTTCTGGGTGTTTTGAAAAAATGCACATCTGAACATATTTACAGATACCGCAGTGTATGGTACTGTGTTCACTGAGCAGCAAAATGCAGATGTGTTCTCCTGAGTAGCTGGAGTGTGATTATTCCTGCTGCTTGAACTCCTGTCTGGTTTTAAATAATGTAAATACTGAGTCCCTGACTGATGTGTGGTTCTTGGTTTTCCTCTGAGTTAAAAAAACCTTAATGTTTCTTCTACCGTAATGTTACAATGACTGAAAATCCACATAATTCCTCAGAATGCTATTTTATCCCATGTTTTCATCTGGGCTCATAAGATTTTCTGTCTTCCCCTTTAAAGCTCTGCTTGCTATGATATAGTAACCATTCCTTTTCTATAGTACAGGTACATGGAGATTCTCCTTAATTAAGGATAGTAGAACTTAAGATTTACTGAAACTTACATAAATATTTCTGCCTTGGCAACTCCATGCAGAATTCCAGTGCTCTGTGCACTGTTGTTTGGAAACTTGTACAAAGGCAGATGGTGCAGGGAAGGATAATTTTTTAGGACCACTTTTTATTGCTTTAGGCTTTGGATCCTTGGGTTGCTGTGAACCTGTCCTTTGTGCAGATAGCTGAACTATGTTAGCAGGTTATGTACAGGGTGCTGCCCCTGAAGGACAGAAGCAGGTTGGTGTTGAGTTCTTAGCAGCTAACTTGGCTTCAACCCTTCCTTTTAACTAGAACATTGTAAGAGTGTTAGAAGATCCAAATGATCTACGGTATGATatagaaaggagaagaaaagagagaTTGAAGAATGAAGATGAGAGAGTGTTTCATGTAGATGGTGTAACTCCAAGGTAATGAGCAAATAATCTTGTTGGCCCAAGCCTATAGTTCCCTTATTTGTTCATTTTAGGCCCCTTGCGCAGTTACATTCACATTTGTGGTGATTCTTTTCCAGTTAGGCCTTATAAGTTTGACTGGGGCTGAAATCCAACTGACATAGATTGCAAACTACTCTGTAATGAGGTGTTACCTTGAAAGAGGTTAAACTGCAGTgggtgaaaatgaaaagcaagCACAAACTGTAGCactgaatgagaagagaggaCAAAGTTAATTTGAaaaattttgacatttttaaacTCTTCCATGTGCCATTCTCTTGGTATTTTGCAGTTCTGTAAAAGCGTTCTAGGATGAATATATTGTTTTGTTGCCCTACTGGTTTGGTAATAAAATGTGGACTATCAGCAAATACTTGGAATTTTTCCCATTCTTGGAGAATTTGAAAACTTAGATTTTTGGAATAGCGTTTTAGTCCTATGGATTCCTCCAGCAGGTTTGTTAAATGTTTTTGCCCCAAAGGTGTTTGCTAACCTCAGTCATCCTGTTTCACTTTTGATGCTGTGAGGTTGGTTGATTAGAGAGAGGGACTGTTAATAGAAATGTTGATTATTGAATTTCCAGAGTGTAATAAAATGTATCCACACAGCAGTCATAGTTTCTTGTGCAGATTTTTCTTCGAGTGCTATTCCTTGTTCATTTTAAGTGCAGTCTATAATAGCAACTAATGGCAatacacacatttggaaaaacagACTTAAGAAGCTGTAGAAGAAATTTCTTGAATTTGGGATTCTTGAATCAAAAACGTTAAGGTTAACAAGTGGAGGAAAAAATCCCTGGACTTGCTTCATTTCCCCCAACACACTTCCTCAGTTACTGTCCTGCTTATCTTTTCTGAGAAGTGTAAGTTTCCCTGCCAAGTATGGATGTCCTGGAGTTTGTTGTCAGGGGTTCCAGGCTGAGGGCAGTAATGGCATGAGTGATATATAGAATTTTCCTGAGGTTGAGAGGCTTTCATAGCTCACTTGAGATACTGGCAGTGCCTCTGAGCTTATCAAGTGTGCTgctgtttttttccttaatttgttTGCAGCTATGAAAACTGTTTCTGTGTGTTTTATGAAAAATACAAAGTCTGACTTCTAGCGGTTACTTTTCATggtaaatattttatttagaaGTTTGTGGATGCATCTTTATTAGCAATAATCTTGGTAAAAAAATATAGAAACAACAAAACAGttaaaaacaagcaagcaaaagcCCAAAGGCAGAATCAGCTGCTTGCTGAGGATGAAATGGGGAATGTCGTGGCAGGGCGCGTTCAGGGCAGCCTGGGCGGCGTTGTGTGCAGGGAGCGCTGCCGCCGGCAGAGGGCAGCAGTGACCGCGGCACGGCTGAGCCGGGAGCAGAGCCGGGGCCTCCCCGGGCAGCGTCCCTGCTCCTCGGCCGTCGGAAAGGGAATACACATGGCCCTGGAATTCTGAGCTGGGACTAGGGATTTGTTGGATTGTCCTAGGAAAATTTACTTATAAGCTGTAACTTTGCATTTGTGATACAGATGCTAGAATAAGCTAGTTTAAAATACGTGGTGTTGATATGCTGTGGATTTAGATGTTAATtgttctcactctctctctcacacatcaGGAACCAGCAAAGCTGTAGTCTTTCAAAGTTACAAACATCTCAAGTTGATGGTTTCCAAAAGCCTATGAGGTTTATTAAGCCACCTTTCAGGAAATTTATTGGGAGACCTCATCTGGTAAGCCTAAATGTAGAAATAGTAGCTCCTGCATTGTTGATGTATTATGAATATTTTGCTTCATTGTCTATGCTGATGTAAATTTAACAATCTGTGATgtcttgcccttttaaattttgagTGAGGCTTTTTTATCTTCTGTCTGTGCTCAGCAATGAAACTACTCATAATTTCACAGTTCTAGTGCAAGAGCACTTCCTCAGGTATTTTTGAAGCAGAGATTAGTACATCTGAACTAAAACCACTTTGATACCACTCCTTTTCTTTTCATAAAAGAAGTTTGTGTCTAATATCACATTTCTTCCACATAATGGTGTAATTACCTAAATTATAAAATAGTAGGCTTTGTTATTGAGCAGATAATCTGAACTAATGTTAAGTAGTTTGAGAAAAAAGAATACTTTCCTGCATTCTAATTGTCACTGGTACAAAGGGAAGGCCTGAATCTTGTGTGGGTGGTATGGTTACTGAAACAGTGTTTCTTTTCTCTTCATTATGATAAAAGTTCTGTAAAGcacttattttaaataaaaatgaggAGCAAATTACAGAAATAACAAGAATTATCTGAAAAATGTTCCTGGGGATGAAATGTTAAACAATGCATTGTCACATCTCTTGAATATTGCATTTTTGAAACCTAGTTTTGGACAATTATACTTTAGGCTATCTTTCTGCAGTTTACTTCAATACTGAAGTGGGCAAGACAATAACATTAGGTCCAGTACAAGTAAATTTGTCTCCTGTGTAAAGTTCTTTCTAAAGAATTGTAATCAATTTCAGGTGTTTCTAATGGTTAACCTGGGGAACTGATGAGACCAGAAAAGCTTTTTTAATGTGTGCAGTATAAttctaaatcttttttttttttctaaacttttttttttctgatggctGCAAAATAAGGAGGACACTAACATAAGTTGACATTCTTTATACACTGTAACTAATACCCTATGGAGAGGGTTCCAGGAGTCCATGAGACTTAGTTCTGAGGTCCATGAAAAGAAGCTTTCATGTAGTCCACTCTCAAATGTAGCTGCTTTGCAGATAAAAAAGTGCCTCCTTCAGTGTAAAGAAACACACGTTTTTAATGGTAAAAACCATTACTTATTCAAGACTAAGATTCAGGTCTCCCAAAGCAAGTGCCAATGGCTCAGTAACTGCATTGGGTCTGGAGTTCATTTCCCATGGCAGCCCTCCCAGTGCTGTGCTTGGCCCTGGTGCAGGAAGGTGCTGGTAGCACCCAGCgttgggctgctgctgggcacggctcctcatggcagagctgcctcTCCTGCTTCCCACCCCACACCCAGCCTGGGCCTGGGCAGGGTCTTGGGAGAGACcatagccaggacagctgacccaaactgaccataTGACCTCCTCTGCTCAGTCAGGAGAAaggaaataatagtaataaaagcTCAGAAAAAGGAAGGAGAGTGTGGGAGGTAATTGGTTATTGTGACATTTGTCTTCTGGAGCAACCACTGTGCACTGAAACCTGCcttcctgggaaggggctgcacatTGCCTGCTGCTGGGAAGTAGAGAAGAAATCTTACATTTTTCTTTGCATCTATGTGCAGTCTTTgcttttgctttattaaactgcCTTTTTCTTGACCCATgtggttttaaaaattttattttctccctCCCAGCCTTGCTGAGGGAGAATGATGGGGCTGCTTGGTGGGTACCTGGTATCCAGCCAAGGTTAACTCACCACAGTAATACTGTAATTGCAAATAAAAAGGAGGTTGGTTTGAAAAAGACACTTGAGTTATTTCGAAATGTGGTGAAGATTCAGGAAGATTGCATTTTCTATTTAATAGTGAactgcaaacatgcagcttttagGAAGTCCTGCACTGCAGTAAGGAGTAACTCCTTTGGAACAACAGTAGGTGTGAAAGCTTAGGTATTAAAAAGGCAAGACATCCTGAAGACAGAATGGCTCTTAATGGTCAGCCTTTCAGAAGCTGGTTTGCAGACaagtagaaaaataaaaagctttagTTAAGTAATCAAAATATAATATTTGTGATGTTAATATTCAGTAATTGGGGGTTGAGCTTAAACTTGAGAAAAACTTAGGCCTGAAAGGTACAATTGTGTATCTAAGCTTGATTGTAAGATTTGTCCATTTAGCCTTGTCCCCTCCTGAGAAAAGGAGGCTAACTAAAGAGTGAAGTAGAAAATCAgaagcatacttttttttttttttttttttttttttaaggctctGGTTTAAGAACTTCCTAAAAAGTGGTTTGCTATACCTTTGCATCAAGTAGTTCTAATGTTAATATTTCTGTGAATGTATTTTAGTCTTAAAGAAGGTGGGGATGGGGAGATGGGGAAGGCTGTATCCAGAGTTAATTAAGGCAAGCTTTATTTTAATTCCTAGAGGTTTATTTTGAACTATAATGGGaagtttttctaatttttttttcatcttcctGGATTCCCAGCTTAAAGGAAGAGTGTACTTCAGCTAGGAGCTTCCTGATTTAATTTTGTTGCATGAAGAAAGTTAATTTGATTTTGTGGAGCGTCTTTATTTTCTTAGAATAGGAAGGGAACTGGGAAGTTCCTGTctttttcttgcaaaaaccatTTTGATTGCACTTCATAAaatctttcttcttctctttttgtTCTCTGAATCCTTTCTTGTCAAGGCATTGTAAGAAGCTGAATGGTTGACTTGTAGGCAATAACATagtctaaaaaagaaaaaagaaagccaaCTTAAAAAGTTATCTTGGATTCTAACATCATTCCATTGTTTATAGCTACCCTCTCTCTCCAATAACTCCATTATTAGCAGTTTTACCAGAAAGGTTTGGTAGTTGTTAGAGGACAGAAATTCTGAGAACAGCAAAGCATGCATTTGgatttattattaaatattagTATTTATGAAATATTTCAGGGGAGTTCTCTTCTTAggttctttttaaaatttatttcaagCTGATGAAATTTCTTCTATTAAGAGAGTTCAACACCATTGGAATGCTTGTGTGATTATTCAAGAATGGATCATAGACAAACAAATTTCTTTAATTGCTTAGAGTTCATTAGCATGTTTGTTCTGTCTGCATAGAGGACTTCAATATATGCAAGTATATGCCAACGCCTCTGTAAATATTGGTGATCATATGCAATGATGATGAGAATGACATCCTCTAGAAGTAGCTGTCATAGGGGAAGTTGGAAAAGAGCCAAAGTGTGCAGGTAGGTCAGTGGCTGAGGGAGGGCTCTGTTTTAGGCAACCACAGCTGTGTGATTACAGCTGTTCAGTGTGTTGACACAACAATTTCAATACTAGCTGTCTGTGTAAGTTGCTTTTGAAATTGTGCTTGTGTGGCAGGCAAGCAATTCTCAAATGCTCCCTTGAAATaaggagttaaaagcagcatTTTCTAAGGACCTCAATGTGCTACACATTGTTTGTTTGCTGTGGaggtgtgtctgtgctgcacACAGAGGGGTGATGGCCCTGTGCTAACCAGGAGCTCCAGAGAACCAATCCTGTCACCCTTGTTCCTGATGCAAGCCATGACTGCTCTACTTGATACATGCATTTGTTCTggaaggcagggagggatggagaaCCTTAATTGTGTTGTCAGCTGCTTTGATCTCTCCAAGAGGAAGG
This genomic window contains:
- the BCLAF3 gene encoding BCLAF1 and THRAP3 family member 3 isoform X1, yielding MTRSRSRSPRWKPRSLSPAFRTPEHHRQRHAHVNYDCEYKSFRKDPKKSMPWRTEDEKYGQSNSRFAPHGNNHQRIYERRSPSPNLKRIPMEDAYSHKPYRTHSSERTESNRRCQLPPKYSEVPYKEHDRPFYQHKMEDRYMFDHYKVTGNEKGMKPFHRPLGASCKLERKWHEDDLRHQRLHEEKYGQSPRRVSDEFTARSSLQKRYPEDHDYREYGHASKRAKEMERYDAGDVARNSKWKQERSFPPCQEKEEQRYPGAQSQRSAEREHLGGPVPKIAYEYSHKRRRQPDGEKPFAADRAPKYVKQEEQKYGFSKGARNSKELDYCPGGRARRTEERHVEEPVKCSSKKGCNACVNSSKTDVELRSCKNKLNERVRKDGELRKNVDSSNSQRDASHTVSDVKVSEANCMREHLTVKVDMKKMVTKYRTASSHTTERQMSHDLVAVGRKKENFHPVFEHMASVKQNIENDPSKEFTQEIITIIHQVKANYFASSDITLHERFSKIQDKSSANTKEVKTHLDPEIHRRIDMSLAELQNKRTVPSESHQNIVRVLEDPNDLRYDIERRRKERLKNEDERVFHVDGVTPRNQQSCSLSKLQTSQVDGFQKPMRFIKPPFRKFIGRPHLNSYYASKSSDTYPHRRIRGHLENAGPIRRHFKSNFADGRLQSHYKSGLVQKGLYIQAKYQRLRSVGVRGFATNKFRDGFLRKEKGNLNIATET
- the BCLAF3 gene encoding BCLAF1 and THRAP3 family member 3 isoform X2; this translates as MTRSRSRSPRWKPRSLSPAFRTPEHHRQRHAHVNYDCEYKSFRKDPKKSMPWRTEDEKYGQSNSRFAPHGNNHQRIYERRSPSPNLKRIPMEDAYSHKPYRTHSSERTESNRRCQLPPKYSEVPYKEHDRPFYQHKMEDRYMFDHYKVTGNEKGMKPFHRPLGASCKLERKWHEDDLRHQRLHEEKYGQSPRRVSDEFTARSSLQKRYPEDHDYREYGHASKRAKEMERYDAGDVARNSKWKQERSFPPCQEKEEQRYPGAQSQRSAEREHLGGPVPKIAYEYSHKRRRQPDGEKPFAADRAPKYVKQEEQKYGFSKGARNSKELDYCPGGRARRTEERHVEEPVKCSSKKGCNACVNSSKTDVELRSCKNKLNERVRKDGELRKNVDSSNSQRDASHTVSDVKVSEANCMREHLTVKVDMKKMVTKYRTASSHTTERQMSHDLVAVGRKKENFHPVFEHMASVKQNIENDPSKEFTQEIITIIHQVKANYFASSDITLHERFSKIQDKSSANTKEVKTHLDPEIHRRIDMSLAELQNKRTVPSESHQNIVRVLEDPNDLRYDIERRRKERLKNEDERVFHVDGVTPRNQQSCSLSKLQTSQVDGFQKPMRFIKPPFRKFIGRPHLNSYYASKSSDTYPHRRIRGHLENAGPIRRHFKGNLNIATET